Proteins encoded in a region of the Streptomyces violaceoruber genome:
- a CDS encoding GNAT family N-acetyltransferase, with protein sequence MSWLPDDFVHPVLVPLPGGDHHLRPIRETDTPLDYPAVMGSRERLWTVYGPAWGWPAATMTYEADRADLLRHEKEIAAHQSFNYALFDTAETALLGCVYIDPPERAGADGDISWWVVDELVDSTVERALDALVPQWIAADWPFERPRFIGREISWSDYLALPGIPTVQ encoded by the coding sequence GTGAGCTGGCTACCCGATGACTTCGTCCATCCCGTCCTGGTACCGCTGCCGGGCGGTGATCACCACCTGCGGCCGATCCGGGAGACGGACACCCCGCTCGACTATCCGGCGGTGATGGGTTCGCGCGAGCGGCTGTGGACCGTCTACGGCCCGGCCTGGGGCTGGCCCGCGGCCACCATGACCTACGAGGCGGACCGGGCCGACCTGTTGCGGCACGAGAAGGAGATCGCCGCACACCAGTCCTTCAATTACGCGCTGTTCGACACGGCGGAGACGGCTCTGCTCGGCTGCGTCTACATCGACCCACCGGAGAGGGCCGGCGCGGACGGCGACATCTCCTGGTGGGTGGTGGACGAGCTGGTGGACAGCACGGTCGAGCGGGCCCTCGACGCGCTGGTACCGCAGTGGATCGCCGCCGACTGGCCCTTCGAGCGGCCGCGCTTCATCGGCCGCGAGATCTCCTGGTCGGACTACCTCGCCCTGCCGGGCATCCCGACGGTTCAGTAG
- a CDS encoding aldo/keto reductase: MTSETITAESAGTWHLGDLPVRRVGFGAMRLTGSAAFHLGTPSDRARSLAVLRRAVELGVNHIDTAAFYFSSLRSANELINSALAPYADDLVIATKVGPYRDWSGEWGTSARPEDLRAHVEENLRQLGRDHLDVVYLRRMRQDSVAEHFGALAELRAAGLIRHLGLSGVEPRHLAEAQAIAPVVSVQNRYGLGFHDPATDALLAQCRAQGIAFVPFYAIAGEAGPRGAGTDHEEEVRAVARAHGASSAQVRIAWTLHQGPHVLAVPGTGDPDHLAENVAAGALRLTGADLARLDGARTG; encoded by the coding sequence ATGACCTCGGAAACGATCACCGCGGAGTCCGCCGGCACCTGGCACCTCGGCGACCTGCCCGTCCGCCGCGTCGGCTTCGGCGCGATGCGGCTGACGGGCAGCGCCGCCTTCCACCTCGGCACTCCGAGCGACCGCGCACGCTCCCTCGCGGTACTGCGCCGGGCCGTCGAACTCGGCGTCAACCACATCGACACCGCCGCCTTCTACTTCTCCTCCCTGCGCTCCGCCAACGAACTGATCAACAGCGCGCTCGCCCCCTACGCCGACGACCTGGTGATCGCCACCAAGGTCGGCCCGTACCGCGACTGGTCGGGGGAGTGGGGCACCTCCGCCCGCCCCGAGGACCTGCGCGCCCACGTCGAGGAGAACCTGCGCCAGCTCGGCCGCGACCACCTCGACGTCGTCTACCTGCGCCGCATGCGCCAGGACTCGGTGGCCGAGCACTTCGGCGCCCTGGCCGAACTGCGCGCGGCGGGACTGATCCGCCACCTCGGCCTCTCCGGCGTGGAGCCCCGGCACCTCGCCGAGGCGCAGGCCATCGCCCCGGTGGTGAGCGTCCAGAACCGGTACGGTCTCGGCTTCCACGACCCCGCCACCGACGCGCTCCTCGCCCAGTGCCGCGCCCAGGGCATCGCCTTCGTGCCGTTCTACGCCATCGCGGGCGAGGCCGGGCCGCGAGGTGCCGGCACCGACCACGAGGAGGAGGTGCGCGCGGTGGCCCGGGCGCACGGGGCGAGCTCCGCGCAGGTCAGGATCGCCTGGACCCTGCACCAGGGCCCGCATGTGCTGGCCGTCCCCGGCACCGGCGACCCGGACCACCTCGCGGAGAACGTCGCCGCGGGCGCGCTGCGCCTCACCGGCGCGGACCTGGCGCGGCTCGACGGAGCGCGTACGGGCTGA
- a CDS encoding PRC-barrel domain-containing protein gives MDELMAARSLTTRPVVTLGGDAVAHVKDTVCDAAAERITGFTLTGRGLLSGPLKEGLPWSAVYALGHDAVMIRDRRGLVNAAAMTAHQQNLRARLRGARVLTEAGTEIGTVLDVVVEGGTGGRVVGFRVAASRRFVPGPTRHRRRVYVPRGRTLAFSGRALVLPDGAVRHVADDLPGFAALVGGVPGPWQESLP, from the coding sequence ATGGACGAACTGATGGCCGCGCGAAGCCTCACCACCCGGCCGGTGGTCACCCTCGGCGGCGATGCGGTCGCCCACGTCAAGGACACCGTATGCGATGCCGCCGCGGAGCGGATCACCGGTTTCACCCTGACGGGACGGGGCCTGCTGTCCGGCCCGCTCAAGGAGGGCCTGCCGTGGTCGGCCGTGTACGCGCTGGGCCATGACGCGGTGATGATCCGGGACCGGCGGGGCCTGGTGAACGCGGCGGCGATGACGGCGCACCAGCAGAACCTCCGGGCCCGGTTGCGGGGGGCGAGGGTGCTGACCGAGGCGGGGACGGAGATCGGCACGGTGCTCGACGTCGTGGTGGAGGGCGGCACCGGCGGCCGGGTGGTCGGCTTCCGGGTGGCGGCGAGCCGGCGGTTCGTGCCGGGTCCCACCCGGCACCGGCGCCGGGTGTACGTGCCGCGCGGCCGGACGCTCGCCTTCAGCGGCCGGGCCCTGGTGCTTCCCGACGGCGCGGTCCGGCACGTCGCCGACGACCTGCCCGGCTTCGCCGCCCTGGTCGGCGGTGTGCCCGGCCCGTGGCAGGAGTCGCTGCCGTGA
- a CDS encoding PRC-barrel domain-containing protein, which yields MMLFTEVCGLPVIPQEGTAPLGTVTSLDVDVVSGTVSHVRWRGGRFRRETALPWDAVHTVGPGAVRVRSAALEPVPPHHDHELLGRRILTETGTERGTVLDVAFDTLSARLLALFTTRGELPPGRLLGLGDYALVVRAV from the coding sequence GTGATGCTCTTCACGGAGGTGTGCGGGCTGCCGGTGATACCGCAGGAGGGCACCGCGCCGCTCGGCACCGTCACGTCCCTGGACGTCGACGTCGTCTCCGGCACCGTCAGCCATGTCCGGTGGCGCGGCGGCCGGTTCCGGAGGGAGACCGCGCTGCCCTGGGACGCCGTGCACACCGTCGGACCGGGCGCGGTGCGGGTACGGTCCGCCGCCCTCGAACCGGTGCCGCCCCACCACGACCACGAGCTGCTGGGCCGCCGGATCCTCACCGAGACGGGAACCGAGCGGGGCACGGTGCTGGACGTCGCGTTCGACACCCTGAGCGCCCGCCTCCTCGCGCTCTTCACCACCCGCGGCGAGCTGCCGCCCGGCCGTCTGCTGGGTCTCGGCGACTACGCCCTGGTCGTGCGGGCGGTCTGA
- a CDS encoding nuclear transport factor 2 family protein, which translates to MSAPTRRYEDAVARYFEAWNAGPDAVAKAVAAAWTEDGGYTDPLADVRGHERIAAVIVAAHEQFPGFSFRLAGPVDGHHDTARFSWELVSDAEEGLAPVAGFDVITLDGEDRIRSVFGFLDRVPAGA; encoded by the coding sequence ATGTCCGCACCCACCCGCCGTTACGAGGACGCCGTCGCCCGCTACTTCGAGGCCTGGAACGCGGGTCCGGACGCGGTGGCCAAGGCGGTCGCCGCGGCCTGGACGGAGGACGGCGGCTACACCGACCCCCTGGCCGACGTGCGCGGCCACGAGCGGATCGCCGCCGTGATCGTGGCGGCGCACGAGCAGTTCCCCGGTTTCTCCTTCCGGCTGGCGGGCCCGGTCGACGGGCACCACGACACGGCGCGCTTCTCCTGGGAGCTGGTGAGCGACGCCGAGGAGGGCCTGGCGCCGGTGGCCGGGTTCGACGTGATCACCCTGGACGGCGAGGACCGCATCCGGTCGGTGTTCGGCTTCCTGGACCGGGTGCCCGCCGGGGCGTGA
- a CDS encoding ATP-binding protein, producing the protein MTEYLDGAVIPTGFDVPVEPLRRAAHYSGEPGCIAQARSFASLFLDQLRTEWCATIGPRADGAVLLVVSELVTNADRHSRGPYILELEGTGASVAVTVYDSSGAVPERFPRDPERIGQHGLEIVHALVETVVVERVPVGKRVRAVVPLTEG; encoded by the coding sequence ATGACCGAGTACCTGGACGGGGCAGTGATACCGACTGGTTTCGACGTACCCGTTGAACCGCTGAGGCGGGCGGCACACTACTCCGGTGAGCCGGGATGCATAGCGCAGGCACGTTCCTTCGCCTCGCTCTTCCTCGACCAGCTGAGGACCGAGTGGTGCGCCACGATCGGCCCCCGCGCCGACGGGGCGGTGCTCCTCGTGGTGAGCGAGCTGGTCACCAACGCGGACCGGCACAGCAGGGGGCCGTACATCCTGGAGCTGGAGGGCACGGGCGCCTCGGTGGCGGTGACCGTGTACGACAGCAGCGGCGCGGTGCCGGAGCGCTTCCCCCGCGACCCCGAACGCATCGGGCAGCACGGCCTGGAGATCGTGCACGCCCTGGTGGAGACGGTCGTCGTCGAACGCGTGCCGGTCGGCAAACGGGTACGCGCGGTGGTGCCCCTCACCGAAGGCTGA
- a CDS encoding mycothiol transferase: MHAKDILIEGYGRIQEEVHAAVEGLDPDGLNARPAAGANSVAWLVWHLTRVQDDHVADAFGLDQVWLTGEWEKRFGLGLPRRDTGYGHSPAEVAKVRVDSGELLTGYYDAVHEQTLTALRSLTAKDLERVVDDNWDPPVTLAVRLVSVLSDDLQHVGQAAYVRGLVQSAEA, encoded by the coding sequence ATGCATGCGAAGGACATCCTCATCGAGGGCTACGGCCGCATCCAGGAAGAAGTCCACGCCGCCGTCGAGGGCCTGGACCCCGACGGCCTGAACGCCCGCCCCGCCGCCGGCGCCAACTCCGTCGCCTGGCTGGTCTGGCACCTCACCCGCGTCCAGGACGACCACGTCGCCGACGCCTTCGGGCTCGACCAGGTGTGGCTCACCGGCGAGTGGGAGAAACGCTTCGGCCTGGGCCTGCCCCGCCGCGACACCGGGTACGGCCACAGCCCAGCCGAGGTCGCGAAGGTGCGGGTCGACTCGGGCGAGCTGCTGACCGGCTACTACGACGCCGTGCACGAGCAGACGCTCACGGCCCTGCGTTCCCTGACCGCGAAGGACCTGGAGCGGGTCGTCGACGACAACTGGGATCCGCCGGTCACGCTCGCCGTGCGGCTGGTCAGCGTCCTGTCCGACGATCTCCAGCACGTCGGACAGGCCGCCTATGTGCGCGGGCTCGTTCAGAGCGCGGAGGCGTAG
- a CDS encoding SDR family NAD(P)-dependent oxidoreductase — MTAVVTGGSRGIGRAIVERLCSDGADVVFNYSTGEEAAADVVRTVRANGGEVRAMRLDLREPDAAERLMEDAEAHLGSVDILVNNAATSFTPAPLAETEAEVFDGVLAANTRSVFLTMRYAARRMRDGGRIVNISTLNTVRPVPGIGPYAASKGAIEQLTAVAARELGPRGITVNTVSPGATDTDLLRGTNPPEALQAVVGMTPLGRLGQPSDVADVVAFLVGPGGGWITGQNLRATGGLA; from the coding sequence ATGACTGCCGTGGTGACGGGCGGGTCCCGGGGAATCGGCCGGGCGATCGTCGAACGCCTGTGCAGCGACGGGGCGGACGTGGTCTTCAACTACTCCACCGGCGAGGAAGCCGCAGCCGACGTCGTCCGCACGGTCCGGGCGAACGGCGGCGAGGTCCGAGCGATGCGGCTCGACCTGAGGGAACCGGATGCCGCCGAGCGGCTGATGGAGGACGCCGAAGCGCATCTCGGCAGCGTGGACATCCTGGTCAACAACGCGGCGACGTCCTTCACTCCGGCCCCCCTCGCCGAGACCGAGGCGGAGGTGTTCGACGGCGTGCTGGCGGCCAACACCAGGTCGGTCTTCTTGACGATGCGCTACGCGGCCAGGCGGATGCGCGACGGCGGGCGGATCGTGAACATCTCCACCCTGAACACCGTACGGCCCGTGCCGGGCATCGGGCCGTACGCTGCCAGCAAGGGCGCGATCGAGCAACTGACCGCGGTCGCCGCCCGGGAGCTCGGGCCGCGGGGCATCACGGTCAACACCGTCTCGCCCGGCGCGACCGATACCGACCTGCTCCGTGGAACCAACCCCCCGGAGGCTCTCCAAGCGGTCGTCGGCATGACGCCGCTCGGCCGGCTGGGGCAGCCGTCCGACGTGGCCGATGTCGTCGCGTTCCTCGTGGGTCCGGGCGGCGGGTGGATCACAGGCCAGAACCTGCGGGCGACTGGCGGACTGGCATGA
- a CDS encoding adenosine deaminase — MSSTRIDTETLRRLPKAVLHDHLDGGLRPATVVELARSVGHTLPTTDPDELAAWYYEAANSGDLVRYIATFEHTLAVMQNREGLLRTAEEYVLDLAADGVVYGEVRYAPELNTRGGLSMREVVETVQEGLAAGMAKAAAAGTPVRVGTLLCGMRMFDRVREAADLAVAFRDAGVVGFDIAGAEDGFPPADHLDAFEHLRRENVPFTIHAGEAHGLPSIHQALQVCGAQRIGHGVRITDDIPDLAAGKLGRLAAWVRDRRIALEMCPTSNLQTGAATSIAEHPITALKDLGFRVTLNTDNRLVSGTTMTREMSLLVEQAGWSVEDLRTVTVNALKSAFVPFDERTALIEDVVLPAYASAL; from the coding sequence ATGTCATCTACGCGCATAGACACCGAGACCCTCCGCCGCCTCCCCAAGGCGGTCCTGCACGACCACCTCGACGGCGGCCTGCGTCCCGCCACCGTCGTCGAGCTGGCGCGGAGCGTCGGCCACACCCTGCCCACCACCGACCCCGACGAGCTGGCCGCCTGGTACTACGAGGCCGCCAACTCCGGTGACCTGGTGCGCTACATCGCCACCTTCGAGCACACCCTCGCCGTGATGCAGAACCGCGAGGGGCTGCTGCGCACCGCCGAGGAGTACGTCCTGGACCTCGCCGCCGACGGCGTCGTCTACGGCGAGGTCCGCTACGCCCCCGAGCTGAACACCAGGGGCGGACTGTCGATGAGGGAGGTCGTGGAGACCGTCCAGGAGGGTCTCGCCGCCGGCATGGCCAAGGCGGCCGCCGCCGGGACGCCGGTCCGGGTCGGCACCCTGCTCTGCGGCATGCGGATGTTCGACCGGGTCCGCGAGGCCGCCGACCTCGCCGTCGCCTTCCGGGACGCAGGGGTCGTCGGCTTCGACATCGCCGGGGCCGAGGACGGCTTCCCGCCCGCCGACCACCTCGACGCCTTCGAGCACCTGCGTCGCGAGAACGTGCCCTTCACCATCCACGCCGGGGAGGCGCACGGGCTGCCCAGCATCCACCAGGCCCTCCAGGTGTGCGGCGCCCAGCGCATTGGCCACGGCGTGCGCATCACCGACGACATCCCGGACCTCGCGGCGGGCAAGCTCGGCCGGCTCGCCGCCTGGGTGCGCGACCGGCGCATCGCCCTGGAGATGTGCCCGACCTCCAACCTCCAGACCGGTGCCGCGACCTCGATCGCCGAGCACCCGATCACCGCGCTCAAGGACCTCGGCTTCCGCGTCACCCTCAACACCGACAACCGCCTCGTGTCCGGCACGACGATGACCCGCGAGATGTCCCTGCTGGTCGAGCAGGCGGGCTGGAGCGTCGAGGACCTGCGCACGGTCACGGTGAACGCCCTGAAGAGCGCCTTCGTCCCCTTCGACGAGCGCACCGCCCTCATCGAGGACGTGGTCCTGCCGGCCTACGCCTCCGCGCTCTGA
- a CDS encoding VOC family protein yields the protein MTRIALVALVVDDYDEAIRFYTEALGFRLAEDTPRPDGSRWVVVEPGGPDAGTALLLARAKGEAQRARVGDQTGGRVGFFLHTDDFARDHARMTAAGVTFLEEPRHEPYGSVAVFQDLYGNRWDLLQPVAP from the coding sequence ATGACACGCATCGCCCTGGTCGCCCTCGTCGTCGACGACTACGACGAGGCGATCCGCTTCTACACCGAGGCCCTCGGCTTCCGCCTCGCCGAGGACACGCCCCGGCCCGACGGCTCCCGCTGGGTCGTCGTCGAGCCCGGCGGCCCGGACGCGGGCACCGCTCTGCTGCTGGCCCGCGCCAAGGGTGAGGCCCAGCGGGCCCGGGTCGGCGACCAGACGGGCGGGCGCGTCGGATTCTTCCTGCACACCGACGACTTCGCCCGCGACCACGCCCGCATGACCGCGGCGGGCGTGACCTTCCTGGAGGAGCCCCGGCACGAGCCCTACGGCTCGGTCGCCGTCTTCCAGGACCTGTACGGCAATCGCTGGGACCTGCTCCAGCCCGTCGCCCCCTGA
- the mgrA gene encoding L-glyceraldehyde 3-phosphate reductase produces the protein MYTAHPDRYAEMPYRRTGRSGLKLPALSLGLWHNFGPDRPVENQRAILRRAFDLGVTHFDLANNYGPPPGSAESALGEALKADFAPYRDELVISTKAGYLMWPGPYGEWGSRKSLLSSLDQSLSRMGLEYVDVFYSHRPDPKTPLEETMGALHTAVQQGKALYVGVSNYSPEQTREAARILAELGTPLLIHQPRYSMLDRRPETGGLLDALDELEVGSIAYSPLEQGLLTGRYLNGIPEDSRAASDSPFLNSDAVTEELVGKLRGLNEIAGSRGQSLAQLALAWVLRQGRVTSALVGASSPRQLEDSVAAIGNLDFDADELARIDKIVQG, from the coding sequence TTGTACACCGCACACCCCGACCGCTACGCGGAGATGCCCTACCGGCGCACCGGACGCAGCGGCCTGAAGCTCCCCGCGCTCTCGCTCGGCCTGTGGCACAACTTCGGCCCGGACCGCCCCGTCGAGAACCAGCGCGCCATCCTGCGCCGCGCCTTCGACCTGGGCGTCACCCACTTCGACCTCGCCAACAACTACGGTCCGCCCCCCGGCTCCGCCGAGTCCGCGCTCGGCGAGGCCCTCAAGGCCGACTTCGCGCCGTACCGCGACGAGCTGGTGATCTCCACCAAGGCCGGCTATCTGATGTGGCCCGGACCGTACGGCGAGTGGGGCTCGCGCAAGTCCTTGCTGTCGTCCCTGGACCAGAGCCTGTCACGGATGGGCCTGGAGTACGTCGACGTCTTCTACTCGCACCGCCCCGACCCGAAGACTCCGCTGGAGGAGACGATGGGCGCCCTGCACACGGCGGTGCAGCAGGGCAAGGCGCTCTACGTCGGCGTCTCCAACTACTCGCCGGAGCAGACCCGCGAGGCCGCCCGCATCCTCGCCGAGCTGGGCACGCCGTTGCTGATCCACCAGCCGCGCTACTCCATGCTCGACCGCCGCCCCGAGACCGGCGGACTGCTGGACGCCCTCGACGAACTGGAAGTCGGCTCCATCGCCTACTCCCCGCTGGAGCAGGGCCTGCTGACCGGCCGCTACCTCAACGGCATCCCGGAGGACTCGCGGGCCGCGAGCGACAGCCCCTTCCTGAACTCCGACGCGGTCACCGAGGAACTGGTCGGCAAGCTGCGCGGCCTGAACGAGATCGCCGGGTCCCGCGGCCAGTCACTGGCCCAGCTCGCCCTCGCCTGGGTGCTGCGGCAGGGCAGGGTGACCTCGGCCCTGGTCGGCGCGAGCAGCCCGCGGCAGCTGGAGGACAGCGTCGCGGCCATCGGGAACCTGGATTTCGACGCGGACGAACTGGCCCGTATCGACAAGATCGTCCAGGGCTAG
- a CDS encoding RNA polymerase sigma factor SigF — MQTAVVRPQAQVAGKTAGSGTGEGSARDVVDPRSVAPRDARQLSRQFFRRLTELEEGTAEYQFARNTLIEMNMSLVRFAAGRFRGRGNDMEDIVQTGMIGLIKAIDRFELSREVEFTSFALPYIVGEIKRFFRDTTWAVHVPRRLQELRVELARAREELSTRLDREPTVAELATLMNIGEDQVIEGQIASNGYNSSSLDAALTGDGPENGESVLADFIGVEEDGLRLVEDFHSLAPLMAELSERDRQIIHLRFVEEATQAEIGERLGCSQMHVSRLIKRIITRLREGMLGELGCA; from the coding sequence ATGCAGACCGCCGTGGTCCGTCCGCAAGCGCAGGTTGCCGGGAAGACCGCCGGGAGCGGAACGGGCGAGGGATCAGCGCGGGACGTCGTGGACCCCCGCAGCGTGGCACCGCGCGACGCGCGCCAGTTGTCCCGCCAGTTCTTCCGGCGTCTGACGGAACTCGAGGAGGGCACGGCCGAGTACCAGTTCGCGCGCAACACGCTGATCGAGATGAACATGTCGCTCGTGCGGTTCGCCGCGGGCCGATTCCGCGGTCGCGGCAACGACATGGAGGACATCGTCCAGACCGGCATGATCGGCCTGATCAAGGCCATCGACCGCTTCGAGTTGTCGCGCGAGGTCGAGTTCACGTCCTTCGCGCTGCCCTACATCGTCGGCGAGATCAAGCGCTTCTTCCGGGACACCACCTGGGCGGTGCACGTCCCGCGCCGGCTCCAGGAGCTGCGCGTGGAGCTGGCCAGGGCCCGCGAGGAGCTCTCCACCCGCCTGGACCGCGAGCCCACGGTCGCCGAACTCGCCACGCTGATGAACATCGGCGAGGACCAGGTGATCGAGGGCCAGATCGCGTCGAACGGCTACAACTCCTCCTCGCTGGACGCCGCGCTGACCGGTGACGGACCCGAGAACGGCGAGTCGGTGCTGGCCGACTTCATCGGTGTGGAGGAGGACGGGCTGCGGCTCGTCGAGGACTTCCATTCGCTGGCCCCGCTGATGGCCGAGCTGAGCGAGCGGGACCGGCAGATCATCCACCTGCGGTTCGTGGAGGAGGCCACCCAGGCGGAGATCGGCGAACGGCTCGGCTGCTCGCAGATGCACGTGTCCCGGCTGATCAAGCGGATCATCACCCGGCTGCGCGAGGGCATGCTGGGCGAACTCGGCTGCGCCTGA
- a CDS encoding LysR family transcriptional regulator, whose product MELRHLQHFVAVAEDQHFTRAAERLLVSQSGLSASIRALERELRAPLFVRTTRRVTLTEAGRALLEEARRILAQVRSAHEAVAAVQGVLRGTLSLGAEQCIAGVPVARLLAAFRRGHPDVEIRLRQAGSGELAEEVAAGRLDLAFAYRTQADTDQLRSVSLAGEPMTVLCHPDHRLAADGAVLTPHDLADEVFVDFHPDWGPRRVTDAVFAAAGVRRTVPLEVNDVHGLLDLIDENLGIAVVPRHFRHKRAALTSLPLKDADGTEYETIALLPSARATSPAARALMGLLETGSA is encoded by the coding sequence ATGGAACTGCGTCATCTCCAGCATTTCGTGGCGGTCGCCGAGGACCAGCACTTCACCCGCGCGGCGGAACGGCTGCTGGTGTCCCAGTCCGGGCTGTCGGCGTCGATCCGGGCGCTGGAGCGGGAGCTGCGGGCGCCGCTGTTCGTGCGTACCACCCGCCGGGTGACGCTGACGGAGGCCGGGCGGGCGCTGCTGGAGGAGGCCCGGCGGATCCTCGCCCAGGTGCGCTCGGCGCACGAGGCGGTCGCCGCGGTGCAGGGGGTGCTGCGCGGGACGCTGTCGCTGGGCGCCGAGCAGTGCATCGCCGGGGTGCCGGTGGCCCGGCTGCTGGCCGCGTTCCGGCGCGGCCACCCGGACGTGGAGATCCGGCTGCGGCAGGCGGGCTCCGGGGAGCTGGCCGAGGAGGTCGCCGCGGGGCGGCTCGACCTGGCCTTCGCGTACCGCACCCAGGCGGACACGGACCAGTTGCGCTCGGTGTCACTGGCGGGCGAGCCGATGACGGTGCTGTGCCACCCGGACCACCGGCTGGCGGCGGACGGCGCGGTGCTCACCCCGCACGACCTGGCCGACGAGGTGTTCGTCGACTTCCACCCCGACTGGGGTCCGCGCCGCGTGACCGACGCCGTCTTCGCCGCGGCGGGCGTGCGGCGGACCGTGCCGCTGGAGGTGAACGACGTGCACGGGCTGCTCGACCTGATCGACGAGAACCTCGGCATCGCGGTCGTGCCGCGGCACTTCCGCCACAAGCGGGCCGCCCTCACCTCGCTGCCGCTCAAGGACGCCGACGGCACGGAGTACGAGACCATCGCGCTGCTCCCGTCCGCGCGGGCGACCAGCCCGGCGGCGCGGGCGCTGATGGGGTTGCTGGAGACGGGAAGCGCGTGA
- a CDS encoding streptophobe family protein, translating into MLAGLVGMGGVAALGLWAAGAADLPDRAFPRVVVATFVTSVGGAVEMSGDAGELAATDAGLTVMPLSVTLTGALVIARGFLRPLRHRAVVGARELAGWAGRIAVLWLLALLGAGFAARQTFEVSLGEGLLSDLGDLFGVRPTVGFTTDLPLTVLFGLLWLAGVLVLALLVSHRAPLPGRLPGLRTSVRPAAYAMVALLLAYVVVGVVVALVVAATRDRPADTFAVLLLGLPNLAWPALTIGLGATWNGRVEGPFGLPMPRVLDEVLRTPDVSTVNVGTLAERDGRMWWLLVAAAVLVLSAGFLMASRSSARLPAWLHAVRLAVALALTVLMIGMVGRVSAHYGLSVLGIGDLGGGLAGQVFLRPRLWGAVGLALLWGLVAGFLGALLARWAGGRSRRVRH; encoded by the coding sequence GTGCTGGCCGGGCTGGTCGGCATGGGGGGCGTGGCGGCGCTCGGGCTGTGGGCCGCCGGTGCCGCGGACCTGCCCGACCGCGCCTTCCCCCGGGTCGTCGTGGCGACGTTCGTCACCTCCGTGGGCGGTGCGGTGGAGATGTCCGGCGACGCGGGTGAGCTGGCGGCCACCGACGCGGGTCTGACCGTGATGCCGCTGTCCGTCACCCTGACCGGCGCGCTGGTGATCGCCCGGGGCTTCCTGCGGCCGCTGCGCCACCGGGCCGTCGTCGGCGCGCGGGAACTGGCCGGCTGGGCGGGGCGGATCGCCGTCCTGTGGCTGCTCGCCCTCCTCGGGGCGGGGTTCGCGGCGCGGCAGACGTTCGAGGTCTCCCTCGGTGAGGGTCTGCTGAGCGACCTCGGCGACCTGTTCGGCGTGCGCCCGACCGTCGGTTTCACCACGGACCTGCCGCTGACCGTCCTCTTCGGACTGCTGTGGCTGGCGGGGGTGCTCGTCCTCGCCCTGCTGGTCTCGCACCGGGCGCCGCTGCCCGGGCGGCTGCCGGGGCTGCGGACGTCGGTGCGGCCGGCCGCATACGCGATGGTCGCGCTGCTGCTGGCGTACGTGGTCGTGGGCGTCGTCGTCGCGCTGGTCGTGGCCGCGACGCGGGACCGTCCGGCGGACACCTTCGCCGTGCTGCTGCTCGGGCTGCCGAACCTGGCCTGGCCCGCGCTCACGATCGGCCTCGGGGCCACCTGGAACGGGCGGGTGGAGGGGCCGTTCGGGCTCCCGATGCCCCGGGTGCTCGACGAGGTGCTGCGCACGCCGGACGTCTCGACCGTGAACGTGGGCACGCTCGCCGAGCGCGACGGGCGGATGTGGTGGCTCCTGGTCGCCGCGGCCGTCCTGGTCCTGTCGGCCGGTTTCCTCATGGCGTCCCGCTCTTCGGCCCGGCTCCCCGCCTGGCTGCACGCCGTGCGCCTGGCCGTCGCCCTGGCGCTCACTGTCCTCATGATCGGCATGGTCGGCCGGGTCTCCGCCCACTACGGGCTGTCGGTGCTCGGCATCGGCGACCTGGGCGGCGGGCTGGCCGGGCAGGTGTTCCTGCGGCCGCGTCTGTGGGGTGCGGTGGGTCTCGCGCTGCTGTGGGGGCTGGTCGCCGGGTTCCTGGGCGCGTTGCTCGCCCGGTGGGCGGGCGGGCGGTCCCGTCGGGTCCGGCACTGA